A region of the Lycium barbarum isolate Lr01 chromosome 1, ASM1917538v2, whole genome shotgun sequence genome:
TGACCTGCTTGACGAACAGTTGAACCAAGTGGATCAACCTGTAAGAGCTGAGTATGTTTTCCTAATTAAATCTTCTATGATACTCCTTCCATCCCTTTTATGCTGGTACTCTCTTTTTTAGTCTGTAGGAGAAGAATGAAGCGAATTGTGGACAACAATGCTGTGTTTAGTTCTTTGTCAAATGAAACAGAGACACATAAGCATATATGTTATGCCATACACTTTTGTCCTTCTCAATTGTCACTAAGCCATCCAAAAAAGAGTTGCCCTTCATTACAAAGGCGGATCCAAGATTCATATTTCAGGCAATTCTAACATCAACTCATTGGATCTTGAAAAAAGATCATCCCAAAGCCAGTTATCGTTCAAGCTTGAATTAATCTGGTAATTTTCCTCCACTAATGACAAATCAAGattattgtcattattattaaAGTCATTGACCGGTGCCCATAGTACCTCGGACCAGAAATCGTCATCAACTTCAAGCAAATTATCCAACATTATTTGATCTCTTGACTCGTTTACAAGTGAACTCGTATCAGTTGTGTTTGAACATGAATCATCACTCAATGATATCGATGATGATGAACATAAGGAAGAACTTGGTTGTTGCTGAATTTCGGGATTCATTTTAGGACTTGATATTTCAGAATTATCCTTAGAATTTTTGGGCTCCAAATGTATGTCCAAATTAGAATTTTCGGGCTTCGAATGTATGTTCAAGTTTTCTTCGAATTTTGATGTTTCCATTGTTTCTTCTTGTATCTCCGGTGTTGCTCCAGATTGAGATTCATTCATTTTCTTCTTCAGACGAGTATGCCAAACGTTTTTTATTTCGTTGTCTGTTCTTCCTGGAAGTCTTGCTGCAATCGCAGACCACCTGCAAAAAATTGTCATGTCAAAACCAAACATTTTTATTGACTCTATCATAATATGTTCCATAAACTGTGTTTGGGACTATTATGGTTTTAAGCCTGTCCAGAGACGAATCAAGTGTGTGCGATGGGTTCAACTGTAATCAGTAATTTTTACATAGAcgtgtggaaaaaaaaaatactaaacttTGATAAATATTAAATTTATTTCTAAGAAATGTAATGAGTTCAATATGCTAAGAACTTTAAATGTTGAACTCATCATAATTTAATTCTAACTTTGCCTCTGATTATGATCGAGCATTATGGAGattagggaaaaggtgcaaatatacccctcaattttGTGATTTAGAGAAGATATACCttcgttaaaaaagtggtgcatatatacccctgttGCTACACAAATGGTGCAACCCTTTTCGctgacataatttttttttaaaaaaaatcatttagtttgttctttaattaaaaaaatatcatgtgacttaaaaaaaaaaaagtgaacctatTTATTtttggtagacttattttttttaaagctgtatgataatttttttttctggtggatCGGCTCTGGTTCATTTTTAAAAATGGgcaggctttttttttttttttttaaagccaggGAGATATTTTCTTCTAAACGAACGAGACAACCCACTAGAAAAATAAATTGCCTCGTGGCTTTAAAAACAACAAGTCTATTAAAAAAATGGGaggcttatttttttttatagccGCGTGACATTTTCTTCATTAAAAGatataagctaaatgatttttcaaaaaattctgacagcgaaaagggtatatttgcaccatttgtatAACAGAAGTAATATAACAGCACGAGTATATATGTATCGCTTTTTTAACGAGTgacatatctgctctaaatcgcaaagttaaggATAGATTTGCATAGTTGCCCTTGATATTATTCTAAGCTAGAAATCACCTCCTACGTTCTTCATGACCCACATCCTCTATTATTTAATTTGTTGTGTACTTCCATTTGGAAGGCAAAGGAAAAAAACAAGGGcaaaaaggaaggaaaaaaaaaacgtaCCTATTTCCAAGAACTTTATGCAACTTGATAATGGTGTCTTCTTCTTCAGGAGTAAAATTCCCTCTCTTAATATCAGGTCTCAAGTAATTAGTCCATCGGAGTCTACAACTCTTTCCACATCTTAATAGACCTGAAAATAATGACATTGTAGCGTTCATATCAAACATTTTCAGGATTTGAACGTAATGAGTAACAGAACATCTTCAACATTATTGGCTTTACGAAAGCCAATAATGCTGACCACAAGTAAAATTAGTACCTGCAAGTTTAGGAAGTGCACGCCAATTTGGATGGCCATTTTTATTAATGTAATTGATAAGTAAATCATCTTCTTCTTTGCTCCATGGACCTCTTTTCAATCCCGCTCTCTCACAGCATGGAGATCTGCCCATATTTTCTCTGTTCAATAATTTTCTCTCTTTATTGTGTTTATCTTTTCAAAAAATGGGGACTTGAAGCTGATATTAATACTACTCAGGTCTCAGTGGGAGGGAGCTGTACAGTAGAAGTACAATTCCCATTTCAATTTTTGTAGGAAAAAAACGCATGATTTTTTCGTGCGTTTACGATGTGACAATTTATGTCTCGAAAATAGATTATAATTCTAAAATATTGGATTCGACCGCCTTTGTATTAATTTATGTATAGCAATATCTATATGATGATACTATTATTACTCCATTGTTTAGTATTATTGGACGAACAAATAGATCTCATAGAAATAATTAATTGTAAAATTTCTCTTTTATCCCTAAATCACTAGACTATACCCAGTTGCACCCAAAAATCTTCTGTTCACCACGCCCAATAGTTTCCTTTTCTTAGCTTAAATTAACGGAAAGGTCTGTGCCACATTGAACCCATGACCTCTTCCTTACTTTAATATCATATTAAATTGTGTGATCATCTTACCTAAAAGCACAAGTTATATTGAGAAAGCAGACTTTCAATTACGTAGAGCCCGTTCATATTATCGAATTGAAAGTAGGTGATAAGCATCAAGTGTGAAAAACACTTTTAGTTATAAATAAGTAATTATGTGTTAGGATAAATTTGTTAGAAACTGATAATAAGCAGTTAATGGTGTTTGTTAAAAAGTGATTGATAAACACTTTTTCTATTAAAATGATTGAAATATCCTTAAAGCTATTTCCAAAAGATATAACTTTTAAGtattttctgcaaaaaaaaattaCGAATGACATAATATAAAAGAGAAATAATTAAATCTATATTTTAGGAAGAATGGATATTACAAAAGATATTAGAAATAAATCGAGTAAAAAATTTGATCAAATCATAAACACTTTTGACATTTATCAAACGTGTCAATAAGCCAAAAAGTGTTGATAATTAAGTTTGTCCAGCTTATAAACTTTTCCAAACACCCTCTTAATTATATTATGGCTTGACATATACTATTAAGTTTATAACAAAACTGTTCTATTATTGATAAGCTGATCAGGTTCATCTTACTCGTTTTTAACATTTACTACTATAACACAAGCGTCTAAATCGGTATTCGGAATCGACGAAAAATCAAATTAAAGAAAAAGTACGTAAACATATTTTGAGGTACGTAGGGCAATAATTGGGTCAAACTTTTGTTGAAGTAGATcgaaatatatataaatgtgaaCCTTTTTGGAATTAATGTTGTGATAGGCCTAGAGAAAAGACATCCTTTACCCATTCCCACTAAATCAGAATTATAATATGATATTTATTTCTTCCTCATATAACGATTAGATGCATATTTAGGAATGCTATTTTTCTTAATGGATCGGATATGTCTCAAGATCGAGAATAGCTATTAACTTCGTACTCTTTTTATCGTGATGTCTCAAGTCATCCTAATTAATAAACAAGTTTAACTTTTGGTCAAATCTTTCTATTAAAAAAGTAATCTGTATGTGATCTTGAGCTAAACTCTAATGAACAGAGTATAATCTCAAGTTTGTCCCATATGCTAAAAATCGCTGAATGGTTGAAAGGTCTTGTCATTGAGGATTTTTCCGATACTATATATAGTGCTAGTATATTatagtataaataattttttaaattagtTGGTCATCCAAatgatatttataaataattttttttaaaacttatttttttacCCTCTACGTTAACACACTTTATTTCTTTTACTTTTAAATACTATGATTtgtttccttttttaaaaaaaatctataatATGAACTTACCCATAAGACGAATACAATCTAATTTACTAAGTAAGtaagtgaaaaatagttggaGGTCTATTATAGTTAAGtgttaaaaataagagatattttAACTGAAAGTCCAAACTTAAGGGACTACTTTGAtcctttttcttttacttttaaaaTGACTTTTAGCTCTTGTTACTTTGTAAGACAAATGCATAAACTTCAATGACCATatgtggaagaaaaaaaaaagataaatgactTTACTAGGTGATTTGCATAAGTTGAGTGACCATTCGAGGAATTGACTCTACGATTGTCGGGTTGAGTCTAAAGGTTGTACGGAATCGCCAAAGCAAACATGAATTACTGTTTCTGCTCTAGCTATTTTGTAAACTTCTTGAATTGCATTCATAGTGTTAGCTTTAGGGATCCATCCAATTACACTAAAAAAGTCCTTTGGGAACGAAGTTTGGCTATAAAATGCAATATCAAGAAGAAACCATGTGCTTGTTATGCCAATTAACTAAAAGCCCATGTCTATGAACAAATTGTTTAGAGAATAAACCAAAATCCTTATTACCAATTTTAGGGTCTTCATTATGCTATGTTTCAATGTCAACATGCATAACTTTTTCCATAGCTGCAGTTTCGGGCATCTTCGTTCTCCAATATTAAGTGAGAAGAGTAGGAAGGGCCCGAACCATTAAAATGATTCGCCAAACATGACCTGCTTGACTAACAGTTGAACCAAGTAGATCAACCTGTAAGAGTTGAGTATGTTTTCATAATTAAATCTTATATAATACTCCTACCATTCCTTttacactttcttttttagtctgtcgAAGAAGAATGAAGCGAAGTGTGGCCAACAATGCTATCTTTGGCTCTCTATCAAATGAAACAGAGACACATGAGCATCAATGTTATTGTAGACATCGAAATAATTGAATTAATCCATAGGAAGATGAATGAAATTAATGTTATtttaatgaaattaatgaagatgatgatgatgatgaaacacaaccccccgaaaatcccataggagatacatgtcctgcacaatcacatacacaagacaaatcgcctagaactcgtaagccaacagctaaagtttggaaatttatgactaagaatagggaaaaccaatcagctatatgtaccctatgtggacaagtatttagttttaagcaaggaactggtaaggatggtggaacgggtatactaaatggtcatatgagaagcaaacatatggatgtttggagagagcaaacgggttcaaatgtgtgtgtgtggggggggggggtattcaaatgacgataaaCCCACGAACcagtagaaattttaagtatgacaagaaaaaagagcgtgtagaaatagctaaaatggtagcttatgattgtttaccattttcctttccctcgggtttggggtttgttacttacattcaacgttgttataatccgttatttgagggtattcctagaagtacttgtagagccgatgttatagatttgtttaaaaaatatagattttatttgcgccatgtatttaattctttaaattgtaatgtttgtcttaccgctgatttgggtcttagtcttaacaagttagattttttttgctattacatgtcattgggttgatgacaactgggttatgcaaaaaataattatagcttttttatatgatgaaggaaaaggtcgtcacaaTGGAAATTTTTtaaccgattcaatgtctactattatgagattttttaacatttatagaaaaacactttgtattgctttagataatgcttctaataatacaaaggcgattggtcttataaaaagagaactaaaccctccgctaagaaatattttgcatgtaagatgtagttgtcacattttaaacttaattgttaaagatggtcttgtgcattttgaagattctgttcaaaaaattagagatgcggttgcgtttcttttttgtaatgctaataggggaagaattagagattttaagaatgtttgtgtggaaaataaccttagacctaggaaaattcaagtagaaattgagactaggtggaactacacttacattatgctacaacaagcatatgagtataggattcccatacaacaagttcacaacaaatataatattaatagtgatgattagttaaattttacgcattggaaatatgttaaagaatgtgttcaactcttagaaaatttttataatgcaactcttgctttttctagacaattctatcccacggtaaccggaattttagtctacttagcggaaatagctagagttttacaagagtataaatataaatccgattatcaagtggctatttttgaaatgataatcaaatttaagaagtatttttttcccatcccaactttatttatattgggttctcttttaaatccttgtttaaaagtgtcttatactaaagcattggttagtcaaatttatacatttttagaaattgaagagggagttcaaccatctttagctgaggccaaactcgctattgatgacgagtttagaaaaggttttactcattattctaatttggaagaacgtgctacacccgttgctccacgccctactacttctcaaa
Encoded here:
- the LOC132607826 gene encoding transcription factor MYB13-like, whose protein sequence is MGRSPCCERAGLKRGPWSKEEDDLLINYINKNGHPNWRALPKLAGLLRCGKSCRLRWTNYLRPDIKRGNFTPEEEDTIIKLHKVLGNRWSAIAARLPGRTDNEIKNVWHTRLKKKMNESQSGATPEIQEETMETSKFEENLNIHSKPENSNLDIHLEPKNSKDNSEISSPKMNPEIQQQPSSSLCSSSSISLSDDSCSNTTDTSSLVNESRDQIMLDNLLEVDDDFWSEVLWAPVNDFNNNDNNLDLSLVEENYQINSSLNDNWLWDDLFSRSNELMLELPEI